GCACGTCGGCGAGCGCCGCGCCGCCTTCCGTCCCGCCGGGTGGCGTGAAGACGATCGCCGGGAGGTGTTCGGCCGCCCAGGGGATCGGGAGGGGCCGGCCGGAGACGAGCGCCAGCACCGTGGGCGTGCCCGTGTCGTGGATCGCCCGGAGGAGCGTCGACTGCGCGTCCGGGAGCCCGAAGTCGTGCCGCGAGGGGAACGCCCCCGGTTCGGAGCCGCTCATCTCGCTCGGGCCGAACTCGTGGAGATACCACCCCTCGCCGAGGGCGACGACCGCCACGTCCGCGTCGCGCGCCGCGGCGGCCGCGCTCTCGATGTCGACCGCGTCCCGGTGGGTCGCGCCGGGTTCGTACGTCACAGTTCCCTCGCTCGCGGCCTCGACTCCCGCACGGAGCGTCGTCCCCTCGCTCGGGTCGAGGACGCTCCAGCCGCCGACCTGTGCCGTGAGGTCGTCCGCGTTGGGGCCCGTCAGGAGGACATGGGCGTCAGAATCGAGCGGGAGCAGGCCGTCGTTTTCGAGGAGCGTGACGCCCTCGCGGGCGACGTCGCGGGCGAGGTCGACGGCCTCGGGGCGGCGGAGCGCCGCGTCGAGGTCGTCCTCGTCGACGAGCGGGTCGTCGAAGAGGCCGAGGTCGCGCTTCAGCGCGAGGATCCGGCGGACCGCGGCGTCGACGGTCACCTCGTCAAGTTCGCCCTCGCGAACGAGCGAGACGACGGCCTCGGCGTGGCGTGCGCCGTTGACCGAGCCGACGTCGACGCCCGCGACGAGCGCGTCGCCGACGGCCTCTTCGGAAGATTCGGCGGTGCGGTGGTCGGCGTGAAGCATCTCGACGCCGTTCCAGTCGGAGGCGACGACGCCGTCGAAACCGAGGCGCTCGCGAAGCAGTCCTCGTACGAAGCGCGGCGAGCCGTGGGCGGGTTCGCCGTCGATGGAGTTGTAACAGGGCATCACGGACGCGACGCCGGCGTCGAGCGCCGCAACGAACGGCGGGACGAACAGTCGGTGGAACTCGGTGAGCGACACCTCGACCGGCGAGGCGTCCTCCCCGCGAAGCGGCCCCCCGTATGCGGGGAAGTGTTTGGCGGTGGCGGCCACGCTTCCGTCGGCGTCGAGCCCGTCGCCCTGGAGCCCGCGGGCCTTCGCGGCGGCCATCGCGCTCACGAGGAACGGCGACTCGCCGAACGTCTCGAAGGTTCGGCCCCAGCGGGGGTCGCGGGCGACGTCGCACGTCGGCCCGTAGTTCGTCGTCACGCCGGTCGCGCGGGCCTCCCGCGCGGTGACTTCGCCCACGCGTTCGGCGAGCGCCGGCGAGAAGGTCGCCGCGAGCGCGAGGTTCTGCGGGAAGACGGTGGTGCGGTCGACGTACGCGTGGCCGTGGACGGCGTCGACGGGCACGAGAAGCGGGATCCCGAGGCGGGTCTCCTCGACGGCGTATCGCTGGAGGCGGTTGGCGACGGCGGCGGCGTCGTGGGGGTCGACGTGCGGCGATCCGGCCCAGCCGAACGGCGTCACCGCGCCGAGGTGGTGACTGTCGACGAGCGACTCGACGTCGGCGACGCGCTGGACGTCGTCCAGTTCGCCGACGTACGTGCCGGCGCACTGGCCCGCCTTCTCGGCGAGCGTCATCTCCTGGAGCAGGGCGTCGACGTCGACCCGTCCGTCGTCGTCACGGGGGTAATCAGGAGTCATGCGCGGAGGCTCATCCGACGCCGTGGTAAAGCCATCGGCCAGTGCCGTCGGCGGTGGCTCTTCCGAAAAGGTTTAGCGCCGACGAACTGGATGGATCGAATATGAAGGTTCTCGTCACCGTAAAGGAGGTCGGGGAGGCCGCGGACGACTTCGAGATCGACGGCCTCGATATCGCCGCCGAGTATCTGGAGTACGACCTGAACGAGTGGGACGAGTACGCCGTCGAGGCCGCGGTCCAGCTGGTCGAGGCGGGTCACGCCGACGAGGTCGTGAGCGT
This Salinigranum marinum DNA region includes the following protein-coding sequences:
- a CDS encoding glycoside hydrolase family 3 N-terminal domain-containing protein, whose protein sequence is MTPDYPRDDDGRVDVDALLQEMTLAEKAGQCAGTYVGELDDVQRVADVESLVDSHHLGAVTPFGWAGSPHVDPHDAAAVANRLQRYAVEETRLGIPLLVPVDAVHGHAYVDRTTVFPQNLALAATFSPALAERVGEVTAREARATGVTTNYGPTCDVARDPRWGRTFETFGESPFLVSAMAAAKARGLQGDGLDADGSVAATAKHFPAYGGPLRGEDASPVEVSLTEFHRLFVPPFVAALDAGVASVMPCYNSIDGEPAHGSPRFVRGLLRERLGFDGVVASDWNGVEMLHADHRTAESSEEAVGDALVAGVDVGSVNGARHAEAVVSLVREGELDEVTVDAAVRRILALKRDLGLFDDPLVDEDDLDAALRRPEAVDLARDVAREGVTLLENDGLLPLDSDAHVLLTGPNADDLTAQVGGWSVLDPSEGTTLRAGVEAASEGTVTYEPGATHRDAVDIESAAAAARDADVAVVALGEGWYLHEFGPSEMSGSEPGAFPSRHDFGLPDAQSTLLRAIHDTGTPTVLALVSGRPLPIPWAAEHLPAIVFTPPGGTEGGAALADVLFGAEPGGSLPISVARSAAHLPTHHDYVRHPHPIGDHEHPPSYDPLYAFGHGLSYADVAVTDATLSTTTVTPGEPVTVSATVENRGDSPGSQVVQAYLRDEYASRARPVRELCGFERVDLDPGATTTVDLVVSPSAMAVVDSDGARTIEPGEFTLSVGLSATDAEAVSVGFVVE